From a region of the Rhodococcus sp. 4CII genome:
- a CDS encoding LuxR C-terminal-related transcriptional regulator: MTSFIGRRREIEEARARLQQSRLVSLLGAGGVGKTRLAEELAVRSARAFRDSVRWIDLAPVRDPDALPSAAAAALGVTDQSSRAVMDKVIDHLRSRHLLIVLDNCEHLLSAAGEFVGTVLAAAPEVRILTTSREPLGIAGEFTYVLPPLSTPGDIEDCRASEIAPFESVSLLVERAQSVVADFRLTDANAHAVAQLCNQLDGIPLAIELAAVRLRSLSASQLVERLDRRFALLTGGDRAALPRQQTLRALIDWSYELCSDTERLLWSRLAVFPGSFDLEAAEAICGFGALSDSPVIDVLDRLVGKSLVTVDRSTERLRYSQLMTVREYGQELLDLGGERDELYRRHLEHYSERARRSSLDWCGPGQSETLAGLRIDHPNLVAALDWALHDDSQRAAAAELAVALRYHWIAGGNLSDGRIRLERILQRLTEPTRERGDVLWVTAWTALIQGDRDAARDHLDECAAIAAALGDERLRAHADHWAGIHAVFSGRPADAILLFRDAIAVHRAVGDTASALTASFELGMAQTYDGHLDDALETCRDVIAVADRHGEKWNKAYALWVSSVAYFHLGRSDDAVDAARQALRIQRDFKDKICTALSIEVLSWVATSSGDANAAATLCGAAKGVWHRLGTSVAAFGPHITDDSQSSERDAARMVGPGEFAQLATPAIRLTIEQAVDLALGTRTEDAPATRAEPSPLTKREQEIAELLAQGLSNRQIAEALVISRRTVDGHVEHIFDKLAVGSRTQVAAWVAARSHPPTVDSGR; this comes from the coding sequence ATGACCAGCTTCATCGGCCGGCGCCGCGAAATCGAGGAAGCCCGGGCCCGGTTGCAGCAGTCCCGGCTCGTGTCACTGCTCGGTGCCGGTGGTGTCGGGAAGACTCGACTGGCCGAGGAACTCGCGGTCCGCTCCGCCCGCGCGTTCCGCGACTCGGTCCGGTGGATCGACCTCGCCCCCGTCCGCGATCCCGACGCGCTGCCCTCCGCGGCCGCGGCCGCGCTCGGCGTCACCGACCAGTCGAGCCGCGCGGTCATGGACAAGGTGATCGACCACCTGCGGTCGCGGCACCTGCTGATCGTCCTCGACAACTGCGAGCATCTGCTGTCCGCTGCAGGAGAATTCGTCGGCACGGTCCTCGCCGCCGCGCCGGAGGTCCGGATCCTCACGACGAGCCGCGAGCCGCTCGGGATCGCCGGGGAGTTCACGTACGTCCTTCCGCCGCTGAGCACTCCGGGTGACATCGAGGACTGCCGCGCATCGGAGATCGCGCCGTTCGAGTCGGTGTCTTTGCTGGTGGAACGCGCGCAAAGTGTGGTCGCCGACTTCCGCCTCACCGACGCGAACGCCCACGCCGTCGCGCAGCTGTGCAATCAGCTCGACGGGATCCCGCTCGCCATCGAACTCGCCGCGGTCCGGCTGCGATCCCTGTCCGCTTCGCAGCTCGTCGAGCGCCTCGACAGACGGTTCGCACTCCTCACCGGCGGCGACCGCGCCGCCCTGCCCCGGCAGCAGACGCTCCGCGCCCTCATCGACTGGAGTTACGAGCTGTGCTCCGACACCGAGCGGCTGCTGTGGTCCCGGCTGGCGGTGTTCCCCGGCAGTTTCGATCTCGAGGCCGCCGAGGCGATCTGCGGATTCGGCGCGCTGTCCGACTCACCGGTCATCGACGTCCTCGATCGGCTGGTCGGAAAAAGCCTTGTCACCGTGGACCGTTCGACCGAGAGGCTCCGTTACTCCCAGCTGATGACGGTGCGGGAGTACGGGCAGGAGCTTCTCGACCTCGGCGGAGAGCGCGACGAGTTGTACCGGCGACATCTCGAACACTATTCGGAGCGAGCCCGCCGGTCGTCGCTCGACTGGTGCGGGCCAGGACAATCCGAGACGCTCGCGGGACTGCGGATCGACCACCCCAATCTCGTCGCCGCCCTGGACTGGGCCCTGCACGACGACTCGCAGCGGGCCGCGGCCGCCGAACTGGCCGTCGCGCTGCGGTACCACTGGATCGCCGGCGGCAACCTGTCCGACGGGCGTATCCGGCTCGAGCGGATCCTGCAACGGCTCACCGAACCGACCCGGGAGCGGGGCGACGTGCTGTGGGTGACCGCGTGGACCGCGCTGATCCAGGGCGACCGCGACGCCGCACGGGATCATCTCGACGAATGCGCGGCGATCGCGGCGGCACTCGGCGACGAGCGACTCCGGGCGCACGCCGATCACTGGGCGGGGATCCACGCAGTGTTCTCCGGCCGCCCCGCCGACGCGATCCTGTTGTTCCGTGACGCGATCGCCGTCCACCGCGCCGTCGGCGACACGGCCTCCGCGCTGACGGCGTCGTTCGAGCTGGGTATGGCGCAGACCTACGACGGCCACCTCGACGACGCACTGGAGACGTGCCGCGACGTGATCGCGGTGGCGGACAGGCACGGCGAGAAGTGGAACAAGGCCTACGCCCTCTGGGTTTCGAGCGTCGCGTACTTCCACCTGGGCCGGTCCGACGACGCCGTCGACGCCGCCCGGCAGGCGCTGCGGATCCAACGCGATTTCAAGGACAAGATCTGTACGGCCCTGTCGATCGAGGTGCTGTCGTGGGTGGCGACGTCGAGCGGCGACGCGAACGCGGCGGCGACACTGTGCGGCGCCGCGAAGGGGGTGTGGCACCGGCTCGGCACGTCCGTCGCGGCGTTCGGGCCCCACATCACCGACGACTCCCAGTCGTCCGAGCGGGACGCCGCCCGCATGGTGGGGCCCGGCGAGTTCGCCCAGCTCGCAACGCCCGCGATCCGGCTCACCATCGAGCAGGCAGTCGACCTCGCGCTCGGCACCCGGACCGAGGACGCGCCGGCCACCCGCGCCGAGCCCTCACCGCTCACCAAGCGGGAACAGGAAATCGCCGAACTACTCGCGCAGGGCCTCAGCAATCGGCAGATAGCCGAGGCCCTCGTGATCTCGCGGCGCACCGTCGACGGGCACGTCGAGCACATCTTCGACAAGCTCGCCGTCGGCTCCCGCACCCAGGTGGCGGCGTGGGTCGCGGCGCGGTCGCATCCGCCGACCGTGGACAGCGGCCGGTAG
- a CDS encoding NAD(P)/FAD-dependent oxidoreductase, producing the protein MSKTISSADVDVVVVGAGFAGLYALRKLRDTMNLTTRVFEAGSDVGGTWFWNRYPGARCDIESIHYSYSFDEDLQQEWQWSEKFAGQPEILRYLEHVADRFDLRKDITFGTRVVGVHWDDDDSVWTVHTDDGQSVRSRFFISGAGNLSVPKTPEFGGIDNFRGEVLLTGNWPREGADFTGKRVAVIGTGASGIQAIPFIAEDAAELVVFQRTPNFATPLGNGPIDPDEVAEIKRNYGEVRDAARNHFLGVPFTQVQPSALAVEADERRRTFDERWNAGGFRLFIDSYQDILFDKAANDTIADYIRERIHERVQDPAKAATLAPTGYAYGTKRPPLETNYYEAFNRDSVSVVDVKSTPIDEITASGVRVGDRVYEVDTIVLATGFDAMTGPLMAMDIRGRGGLRLAEKWEHGPRTYLGIMVNEFPNLFLVTGPQSPSVLYNMPLAIEDHVDFATDAIDHLNGRGLDVIEPTAQAESDWGALTNEIADQTLLPETNSWYMGANIPGKPRACMVYLGGAPTYRATCAEVVEAGYSGFDLARAEARAATTVS; encoded by the coding sequence ATGTCAAAGACCATTTCTTCCGCCGACGTCGATGTCGTCGTCGTGGGCGCCGGATTCGCCGGCCTCTACGCGCTGCGCAAGTTGCGCGACACGATGAACCTGACGACGCGCGTGTTCGAGGCCGGATCGGACGTGGGCGGCACCTGGTTCTGGAATCGGTACCCGGGAGCCCGCTGCGACATCGAAAGCATCCACTACTCGTACTCGTTCGACGAGGATCTGCAGCAGGAATGGCAGTGGAGTGAGAAGTTCGCGGGGCAACCGGAGATCCTCCGCTACCTCGAACACGTCGCCGACCGCTTCGACCTGCGCAAAGACATCACGTTCGGCACCCGGGTGGTCGGTGTGCACTGGGACGACGACGACTCGGTGTGGACGGTGCACACCGACGACGGGCAGAGCGTGCGGAGTCGCTTCTTCATCTCGGGTGCGGGCAACCTGTCCGTCCCGAAGACCCCGGAGTTCGGCGGCATCGACAACTTCCGCGGCGAGGTGCTGCTCACCGGCAACTGGCCGAGGGAGGGCGCCGACTTCACCGGCAAACGCGTCGCCGTGATCGGGACCGGGGCGAGCGGCATCCAGGCCATCCCGTTCATCGCCGAGGATGCGGCCGAACTGGTGGTGTTCCAGCGGACCCCCAACTTCGCCACCCCCCTCGGCAACGGTCCCATCGACCCGGACGAGGTGGCCGAGATCAAGCGCAACTACGGCGAGGTCCGGGACGCGGCCCGCAACCACTTCCTCGGCGTGCCGTTCACCCAGGTGCAGCCGTCCGCGCTCGCCGTCGAGGCCGACGAGCGTCGCCGCACGTTCGACGAACGCTGGAACGCCGGCGGGTTCCGGCTGTTCATCGACTCCTACCAGGACATCCTGTTCGACAAGGCCGCCAACGACACGATCGCCGACTACATCCGGGAGCGGATCCACGAGCGCGTCCAGGACCCGGCGAAGGCGGCGACGCTGGCGCCGACGGGCTACGCGTACGGCACCAAGCGGCCCCCGCTCGAGACCAACTACTACGAGGCGTTCAACCGCGACTCGGTGAGCGTCGTCGACGTGAAGTCCACGCCGATCGACGAGATCACCGCGAGCGGGGTCCGGGTGGGTGACCGAGTCTACGAGGTCGACACCATCGTCCTGGCAACCGGATTCGACGCGATGACCGGTCCGCTGATGGCGATGGACATCCGCGGTCGAGGCGGGCTGCGGCTGGCCGAGAAGTGGGAGCACGGGCCCCGGACGTACCTCGGGATCATGGTCAACGAGTTCCCGAACCTGTTCCTCGTCACCGGACCGCAGTCGCCGTCGGTGCTGTACAACATGCCGCTCGCCATCGAGGACCACGTCGACTTCGCCACCGACGCGATCGACCACCTGAACGGCCGCGGCCTCGACGTCATCGAGCCCACCGCACAGGCCGAAAGCGACTGGGGCGCATTGACCAACGAGATCGCCGACCAGACCCTGCTGCCGGAGACGAACTCGTGGTACATGGGCGCGAACATTCCCGGTAAGCCCCGCGCCTGCATGGTCTACCTCGGCGGGGCGCCCACCTACCGGGCGACGTGCGCCGAGGTCGTCGAGGCCGGCTACTCCGGTTTCGACCTCGCCCGGGCCGAGGCCCGCGCCGCCACCACCGTGTCCTGA
- a CDS encoding alpha/beta hydrolase: MALDAHAAELIAGLQAQGMKAFEQMTVDEARAVVGTFTGLQAPPEPVARVADAHYVSGGTQIPLRIYVPDGPAPHPVVLYFHGGGFVAGDLDVIDEPARAVANGTGAVVVAATYRRAPEHRFPAAADDAAAALQWVADTVTEYGGDAGNVVVMGDSAGGNLAAVTALRARDAGGPHLRGQVLIYPVIDPNAEFPSRREFAEGYIIGAGDLDWFWSNYLSSPDDAQHPYAIPSRATSLEGLPPALVLTTENEVARDEAEAYAASLRQAGVDTEAIRFDGLIHGAFWMSGAVPRSSEMRAAVVEFVKRVTATAPVV, translated from the coding sequence ATGGCACTCGACGCACACGCAGCAGAACTGATCGCCGGACTGCAGGCGCAAGGTATGAAGGCTTTCGAGCAGATGACCGTGGACGAGGCCCGCGCGGTGGTGGGCACGTTCACCGGACTGCAGGCGCCGCCCGAACCCGTGGCCCGGGTGGCGGACGCACACTACGTCAGCGGCGGCACGCAGATCCCGCTGCGGATCTACGTGCCCGACGGTCCGGCGCCGCATCCGGTGGTCCTGTACTTCCACGGCGGCGGGTTCGTCGCCGGCGACCTCGACGTGATCGACGAACCGGCGCGGGCGGTCGCGAACGGTACGGGCGCGGTCGTGGTGGCCGCGACGTACCGCCGCGCTCCCGAGCATCGCTTCCCCGCAGCCGCCGACGACGCCGCGGCCGCCCTGCAGTGGGTGGCCGACACCGTCACCGAATACGGCGGCGACGCCGGCAACGTCGTCGTCATGGGCGACAGCGCCGGCGGCAACCTGGCCGCCGTCACCGCGCTGCGCGCACGCGACGCGGGCGGACCCCACCTGCGGGGGCAGGTGCTGATCTATCCGGTAATCGATCCCAACGCGGAGTTCCCGTCCCGGCGGGAGTTCGCCGAGGGGTACATCATCGGCGCCGGCGACCTCGACTGGTTCTGGAGCAACTACCTGTCCTCGCCCGACGACGCGCAACATCCGTATGCGATACCGAGTCGCGCCACGAGCCTCGAGGGACTTCCGCCGGCCCTCGTGCTCACCACCGAGAACGAGGTGGCGCGCGACGAGGCCGAAGCGTACGCCGCGTCGCTGCGGCAGGCCGGGGTCGATACCGAAGCGATCCGGTTCGACGGTCTGATCCACGGAGCGTTCTGGATGTCCGGGGCCGTGCCGCGCAGCAGCGAAATGCGTGCGGCGGTCGTCGAGTTCGTGAAGAGGGTGACGGCCACCGCCCCCGTCGTGTGA
- a CDS encoding glycosyltransferase family 87 protein, which yields MHIGARQRSPITAFVVGLAGLAMLAGYLQKARCAGAPFDGVGRSLLFDRIKDTQVCYSDIQFLWLGRDVNLHVFPYVTGGINADGVLTGGTVEYPVLSGVLMWLGGIGSHTDADFLLHSALILAPFGLLTAWMLGRLAGWWALLWSATPPLVLYAFHNWELPVVATSVAAIFVMTFERIPLRARAVLAAVLLAIGFCLKLYPGAFVLPLMAYVLTRNGTAGRRYDVRGAMMVAAAAITTVVAVNLPFALISYSGWRASFTFQQNRQADLTTNSIWYWGLRPLFGPVSDDVPLPAYDQTVSLLSPLLVCVAFAIALRLGWMRFHRDGVYPWIAVSAAMLCGFLLLHKVHSPQYTLWLIPFFVLLRVPWGLVAAYLVADLSMGIGVFKYFGALAAQTDASTFEVLVKFGVWGRAGLLVVLFFVFLRATLRHPPARGHTGPGSDHRPMLKSPEPVR from the coding sequence ATGCATATCGGAGCTCGGCAGCGGTCGCCGATCACGGCGTTCGTCGTCGGGTTGGCGGGCCTCGCCATGCTCGCCGGCTACCTGCAGAAGGCGCGGTGCGCCGGGGCGCCGTTCGACGGCGTCGGGCGAAGCCTGCTCTTCGACCGCATCAAGGACACGCAGGTCTGCTATTCCGACATCCAGTTCCTGTGGCTCGGCCGCGACGTCAACCTGCACGTCTTCCCGTACGTCACTGGGGGGATCAACGCCGACGGCGTGCTCACCGGCGGCACCGTCGAGTACCCGGTTCTGAGCGGTGTCCTCATGTGGCTCGGCGGCATCGGTTCCCACACCGACGCCGACTTCCTGCTGCACTCGGCGCTGATCCTCGCGCCGTTCGGCCTGCTCACGGCATGGATGCTGGGACGTCTGGCGGGGTGGTGGGCGTTGCTGTGGTCGGCGACTCCGCCGCTGGTCCTGTACGCCTTCCACAACTGGGAACTGCCGGTGGTCGCAACGTCGGTGGCCGCGATCTTCGTCATGACGTTCGAGCGCATCCCGCTCCGCGCCCGCGCCGTCCTCGCGGCGGTGCTCCTCGCCATCGGTTTCTGTCTGAAGCTGTATCCGGGCGCGTTCGTGCTCCCACTGATGGCGTACGTCCTCACCCGGAACGGCACCGCCGGCCGACGCTACGACGTGCGCGGCGCGATGATGGTCGCGGCCGCCGCGATCACCACCGTCGTGGCGGTGAACCTGCCGTTCGCTCTCATCTCCTACAGCGGGTGGCGGGCGTCGTTCACGTTCCAGCAGAACCGTCAGGCCGACCTCACCACCAATTCCATCTGGTACTGGGGCCTGCGACCGCTGTTCGGTCCGGTCTCCGACGACGTCCCGCTCCCGGCATACGACCAGACGGTGAGCCTGCTGTCGCCGCTTCTCGTGTGCGTCGCGTTCGCGATCGCCCTGCGGCTCGGCTGGATGCGATTCCACCGCGACGGCGTGTACCCGTGGATCGCCGTCAGCGCGGCCATGCTGTGCGGTTTCCTGCTGCTGCACAAGGTGCATTCGCCGCAGTACACGCTGTGGCTCATCCCGTTCTTCGTCCTGCTGCGCGTCCCGTGGGGGCTCGTCGCGGCGTATCTCGTGGCCGACCTGTCGATGGGGATCGGCGTCTTCAAGTATTTCGGCGCCCTCGCCGCGCAGACGGACGCGTCGACGTTCGAGGTTCTGGTGAAGTTCGGGGTGTGGGGCCGCGCGGGACTGCTGGTGGTGCTGTTCTTCGTGTTCCTGCGCGCGACTCTTCGGCATCCTCCGGCTCGCGGCCACACCGGTCCCGGTTCGGACCACCGGCCGATGCTGAAATCTCCCGAGCCGGTGCGATGA
- a CDS encoding DUF2945 domain-containing protein, whose protein sequence is MAADKNLHRGDKVEWKTHGTTTSGEVEEEITEDTRAAGRTVRASEDDPQYRVVSDKTGKDAVHKPDALRRTED, encoded by the coding sequence ATGGCAGCCGACAAGAATTTGCACCGAGGCGACAAGGTGGAGTGGAAGACGCACGGCACCACCACGTCCGGCGAGGTCGAGGAAGAGATCACCGAGGACACCAGGGCGGCGGGCCGCACCGTGCGGGCCTCCGAGGACGACCCGCAGTACCGCGTCGTCAGCGACAAGACCGGAAAGGACGCCGTCCACAAGCCCGACGCCCTGCGCCGGACGGAGGACTGA
- the rpsF gene encoding 30S ribosomal protein S6 gives MRHYELMVILDPSLDERTVAPSLDTFLNVVRQDGGKIDKVDVWGKRRLAYEILKHSEGIYAVIDISATPATVAELDRQLGLNESVLRTKVLRHNK, from the coding sequence ATGCGTCATTACGAATTGATGGTCATCCTTGACCCCAGCCTGGACGAGCGCACTGTTGCTCCTTCGCTGGATACGTTCCTCAATGTTGTTCGCCAGGACGGCGGCAAGATCGACAAGGTCGATGTCTGGGGTAAGCGTCGTCTCGCCTACGAGATCCTGAAGCACAGCGAAGGCATCTACGCGGTGATCGACATCAGCGCTACGCCCGCCACCGTCGCGGAGCTCGATCGTCAGCTCGGTCTGAACGAGTCGGTGCTGCGTACGAAGGTTCTGCGCCACAACAAGTGA
- a CDS encoding single-stranded DNA-binding protein — MAGDTVITVIGNLTADPELRFTPAGAAVANFTVASTPRTFDRQTNEWKDGEALFLRCNIWREAAENVAESLTRGSRVIVSGRLKQRSYETREGEKRTVVELEVDEIGPSLRYATAKVNKANRGGGSGGGFGSSGGSGGGRPQSNTGGDDPWGSAPQASGSFGGSGGGSDEPPF, encoded by the coding sequence ATGGCAGGCGACACCGTCATCACCGTCATCGGAAACTTGACGGCTGATCCGGAGCTTCGATTCACCCCCGCGGGTGCCGCGGTCGCGAACTTCACTGTCGCGTCCACGCCCCGCACCTTCGACCGTCAGACCAATGAATGGAAAGACGGCGAAGCACTGTTTCTGCGTTGCAACATCTGGCGCGAGGCAGCCGAGAACGTCGCGGAGAGCTTGACCCGTGGCTCGCGAGTGATCGTGAGCGGCCGGCTCAAGCAGCGCTCCTACGAAACTCGTGAAGGTGAAAAGCGCACTGTCGTCGAGCTCGAGGTCGACGAGATCGGCCCCTCGCTGAGGTACGCCACGGCCAAGGTCAACAAGGCCAACCGTGGTGGCGGCAGCGGCGGTGGCTTCGGTTCCTCCGGCGGATCGGGCGGCGGACGTCCGCAATCCAACACCGGCGGAGATGATCCGTGGGGCAGCGCGCCGCAGGCGTCCGGCTCCTTCGGAGGCTCTGGTGGTGGGAGCGACGAACCCCCGTTCTGA
- the rpsR gene encoding 30S ribosomal protein S18 has product MPKPPLRDKVMKKKICIFCKEKNTQINYKDTTLLRKYVSDRGKIRARRVTGNCVQHQRDVAIAVKNSREVALLPYATVAR; this is encoded by the coding sequence ATGCCGAAGCCGCCCTTGCGCGACAAGGTAATGAAGAAGAAGATCTGCATCTTCTGCAAAGAGAAGAACACGCAGATCAACTACAAGGACACGACGCTGCTGCGTAAGTACGTCAGCGACCGCGGCAAGATCCGCGCGCGCCGTGTCACCGGCAACTGCGTCCAGCACCAGCGCGACGTTGCCATTGCCGTCAAGAACTCACGTGAGGTGGCGTTGCTGCCTTACGCCACCGTGGCTCGCTAA
- the rplI gene encoding 50S ribosomal protein L9, producing the protein MKLILTADVDNLGAPGDTVEVKDGYGRNYLLPRGLAIVATRGAEKQVEGIRRAQEARAVRGLDHAKELKDAIEGLENISLTVKTAGDKGKLFGSVTAADVAGAIKAAGGPVVDKRSLELPKAHIKATGKHAIVVNLHPDVVAKFHLNVVGA; encoded by the coding sequence ATGAAGCTCATCCTCACCGCTGACGTGGACAACCTCGGTGCGCCTGGCGACACCGTCGAGGTCAAGGACGGCTACGGCCGCAACTACCTGCTGCCCCGCGGCCTGGCCATCGTCGCCACCCGTGGCGCCGAGAAGCAGGTCGAGGGCATCCGTCGTGCGCAGGAAGCCCGCGCCGTGCGCGGTCTCGACCACGCCAAGGAGCTCAAGGACGCCATCGAGGGTCTCGAGAACATCTCGCTGACGGTCAAGACCGCCGGTGACAAGGGCAAGCTGTTCGGTTCGGTGACCGCCGCCGACGTTGCCGGTGCCATCAAGGCCGCCGGTGGACCCGTCGTCGACAAGCGCAGCCTGGAGCTGCCGAAGGCTCACATCAAGGCGACCGGCAAGCACGCCATCGTCGTGAACCTGCACCCCGACGTGGTTGCGAAGTTCCACCTGAACGTCGTCGGCGCCTAG
- the dnaB gene encoding replicative DNA helicase has protein sequence MAVVDDRGHSEYPGPPDAEPGEEFGRQPPQDMAAEQSVLGGMLLSKDAIADVLEVLRPGDFYRPAHQSVYDVILDLYSRGEPADPVTVSAELDRRGELRRIGGAPYLVTLTQTVPTAANAGYYAEIVAEKAILRRLVDAGTRIVQYGYTGADGQDVAEVVDRAQAEIFEVTERRTTEDFVPLEELLQPTMDEIDSIASRGGISLGVPTGFVELDEITNGLHPGQMIIVAARPGVGKSTLGMDFLRSCSVKHGMASVMFSLEMSKTEIVMRLLSAEAKIKLGDMRSGKMTDDDWTKLARRMSEISEAPLFIDDSPNLTMMEIRAKARRLKQKHDIKLIVIDYLQLMSSGKKVESRQQEVSEFSRSLKLLAKELEVPVVAICQLNRGPEQRQDKRPQVADLRESGSLEQDADMVILLYRPDATERDDPRGGEADLILGKHRNGPTATITVAHQLHLSKFVDMARG, from the coding sequence GTGGCTGTAGTAGACGATCGGGGCCATTCCGAATACCCGGGTCCGCCCGACGCGGAGCCCGGTGAAGAGTTCGGCCGGCAGCCCCCTCAGGACATGGCGGCGGAGCAGTCGGTGCTCGGCGGCATGCTCCTCAGCAAGGACGCCATCGCGGACGTGCTCGAGGTCCTCCGCCCCGGCGACTTCTACCGTCCCGCGCATCAGTCGGTGTACGACGTGATCCTCGACCTCTACAGCCGCGGTGAACCCGCCGACCCGGTGACGGTGTCCGCAGAACTGGATCGCCGCGGCGAACTCCGTCGCATCGGCGGCGCGCCCTATCTGGTGACGCTCACCCAGACGGTGCCCACCGCCGCCAACGCCGGCTACTACGCCGAGATCGTGGCGGAAAAGGCCATCCTGCGTCGCCTCGTCGACGCCGGCACCCGCATCGTCCAGTACGGCTACACCGGCGCCGACGGTCAGGACGTCGCCGAGGTCGTCGACCGCGCGCAGGCCGAGATCTTCGAGGTCACCGAACGCCGCACAACCGAAGACTTCGTCCCCCTCGAGGAACTCCTGCAGCCCACGATGGACGAGATCGACTCCATCGCCAGCCGCGGCGGCATCTCCCTCGGTGTGCCCACCGGCTTCGTCGAACTCGACGAGATCACCAACGGCCTCCACCCCGGTCAGATGATCATCGTCGCGGCGCGACCCGGTGTCGGTAAGTCGACCCTGGGAATGGATTTTTTGCGCTCCTGCTCCGTGAAGCACGGCATGGCCAGCGTCATGTTCTCGCTGGAGATGAGCAAGACCGAGATCGTCATGCGTCTGCTGTCGGCGGAGGCGAAGATCAAGCTCGGCGACATGCGCTCCGGCAAGATGACCGACGACGACTGGACGAAGCTCGCTCGCCGCATGAGCGAGATCAGTGAGGCGCCGCTCTTCATCGACGACTCGCCGAACCTCACGATGATGGAGATTCGCGCAAAGGCCCGGCGGCTCAAGCAGAAACACGACATCAAACTGATCGTGATCGACTACCTGCAGCTGATGAGCTCCGGTAAGAAGGTCGAGTCTCGTCAGCAGGAAGTCTCCGAGTTCTCCCGTAGCCTCAAGCTTCTGGCGAAGGAACTCGAAGTTCCCGTGGTCGCGATCTGCCAGCTGAACCGTGGTCCCGAACAGCGGCAGGACAAGCGCCCGCAGGTCGCTGACCTGCGCGAATCGGGCAGTCTCGAGCAGGATGCCGACATGGTGATCCTGCTTTACCGCCCCGACGCGACCGAACGCGACGACCCCCGCGGCGGCGAGGCCGACCTCATTCTCGGCAAGCACCGTAACGGTCCGACCGCGACAATCACTGTGGCGCACCAGCTTCACCTGTCCAAGTTCGTGGACATGGCGAGAGGTTAG
- the grpE gene encoding nucleotide exchange factor GrpE, translating into MKRANDDRPRGQPEQGNGRQPHREPIAITDRRRIDPVTGRVREHTPASSSTHTDHGATSARGPGAGSRQVESDPVAELTADLQRLQAEYANYRRRVDRDRAAAAENAKASAAARFLGILDDLDWAREHGDTAREPMHGLDRKLRAALIGLGVAAFGERGDRFDPTLHEAASHQGHGTDLVVDGVLRRGYTFGERKVLRTALVTVIDREQYETDAADLPLGDEDAGPGDSGTAAQVSDPAPASDASPSHGPAGPDPPGGPR; encoded by the coding sequence ATGAAAAGAGCAAACGATGATCGGCCCCGCGGGCAGCCCGAGCAGGGCAACGGGCGGCAGCCGCACCGCGAACCGATCGCGATCACCGACCGGCGCCGCATCGACCCGGTCACCGGAAGGGTCCGCGAACATACCCCCGCGTCCTCGTCCACACACACGGACCACGGTGCGACATCGGCACGGGGACCGGGAGCCGGGTCCCGGCAGGTCGAGTCCGACCCGGTGGCGGAGCTGACCGCCGATCTGCAACGCCTGCAGGCCGAATACGCCAACTACCGGCGCCGCGTCGATCGGGATCGTGCGGCGGCCGCCGAGAACGCGAAAGCGTCGGCCGCCGCCCGGTTCCTGGGCATCCTCGACGACCTGGACTGGGCCCGCGAACACGGCGACACCGCCCGCGAGCCGATGCACGGTCTGGACCGGAAGCTTCGGGCAGCCCTGATCGGGCTGGGGGTGGCCGCGTTCGGCGAACGAGGCGACCGATTCGATCCCACCCTGCACGAGGCCGCCAGTCACCAGGGCCACGGCACCGACCTCGTGGTGGACGGCGTGCTCCGGCGTGGCTACACCTTCGGCGAACGGAAGGTGCTGCGGACCGCGCTGGTCACCGTGATCGACCGCGAACAATACGAAACCGATGCCGCCGACCTCCCCCTCGGCGACGAAGACGCCGGACCGGGTGACTCCGGCACCGCCGCCCAGGTGTCGGACCCGGCACCGGCCTCGGACGCGAGCCCTTCACACGGACCGGCCGGACCGGACCCACCTGGCGGGCCCCGATAA